A DNA window from Lathamus discolor isolate bLatDis1 unplaced genomic scaffold, bLatDis1.hap1 Scaffold_334, whole genome shotgun sequence contains the following coding sequences:
- the LOC136006613 gene encoding LOW QUALITY PROTEIN: 5'-3' exonuclease PLD3-like (The sequence of the model RefSeq protein was modified relative to this genomic sequence to represent the inferred CDS: inserted 1 base in 1 codon), producing LVLAESIPXGMSFGAASPPNPSTFSTWMRLLRSARRSLDIASFYWTLSNADTGTAEPSAAQGERILQELLRLPARGVAVRVAVSRPSAKAPLNDLVELERSGAAVRAVDLPRLTGGVLHTKFWLVDGAHLYVGSANMDWRSLTQVKELGAAVYDCPCLAQDLGKIFEAYWALGVPGATIPVPWPANYSTTINAETPLELRLNGTAAAVYFSSSPPALCAAGRTADLGALLSVIDAAEAFVDVAVMSFLPTTEFSHPQRFWPVIDNGLRRAVVERRVRVRLLVGCWQHSQATMFPFLKSLAAVADNRTHYSVAVRLFMVPVSAAQARI from the exons CTCGTCCTCGCGGAGAGCATCC GAGGAATGAGCTTCGGCGCCGCCTCCCCCCCGAACCCCTCCACCTTTTCCACCTGGATGCGGCTCCTGCGCTCCGCGCGCCGCAGCCTCGACATCGCCTCCTTCTACTGGACCCTCAGCAACGCCGACACCGGCACGGCCGAGCCCTCGGCGGCGCAG GGCGAGCgcatcctgcaggagctgctccggTTACCGGCCCGCGGCGTCGCCGTCCGCGTCGCCGTCAGCCGCCCGTCGGCGAAGGCACCGCTCAACGACCTCGTGGAGCTGGAGCGGAGCG GCGCCGCGGTGCGCGCCGTGGACCTGCCGCGCCTGACGGGGGGGGTGCTGCACACCAAGTTCTGGCTCGTCGACGGCGCCCACCTCTACGTGGGCAGCGCCAACATGGACTGGAGGTCCCTGACCCAG GTGAAGGAGCTCGGCGCCGCCGTCTACGACTGCCCCTGCTTGGCGCAAGACTTGGGCAAGATCTTTGAGGCCTATTGGGCTCTCGGCGTCCCCGGTGCCACCATCCCGGTGCCGTGGCCGGCGAATTACTCCACCACCATCAACGCGGAGACGCCGCTGGAGCTGCGGCTCAACGGCACCGCCGCCGCCGTCTACTTCTCG AGCTCCCCCCCGGCCCTGTGTGCCGCCGGGCGCACCGCGGACCTCGGCGCCCTGCTCAGCGTCATCGACGCCGCCGAGGCCTTCGTGGACGTCGCGGTGATGAGTTTCCTGCCCACCACCGAGTTCTCCCACCCGCAGAG GTTCTGGCCGGTGATCGACAACGGGCTGCGCCGAGCCGTGGTGGAGCGGCGCGTCAGGGTGCGGCTGCTGGtgggctgctggcagcacagccaggccaCCATGTTCCCCTTCCTCAAGTCGCTGGCGGCCGTTGCCGATAACCGGACCCATTACAGCGTGGCCGTG